From the Brachyspira intermedia PWS/A genome, the window TATACCATCTTCCACATACATATTTATAAGTTTATTATCTTCATTATATATTTTGAGTTCACCATAACCTATTCTTACTATATATGGGCAATGATCTAGATGTATTGAAACATAACCATCATGAGAAGGTATCTCTACATGATCTATTCTTATAGATCTTAATATAGGACCGCTTCTTGTAATTACAGAGCAAGTTAAAGCTTTTTTATTTTTTTTTACAGCAGTAGTAGTAGCCATATAAAACCCTCAAAATTAAATTACATTTTTATATTTTAAAACAAAAATGATAAATATCAATGAAATAATAAATAAAATTAATAATATTAAAGAAATGAAAAACAAAAATCTTACTACTATTTTTAAAGAATTTATCTCTGAATATATATATTGAAATTCTTTTTTTGTTTTAGATTCCACTTTTTCTATTATTTCTTTTTCTTTTTCATCTAATTTACTATATAGTTTTTTTGTTCTGCTTTCCATAGTTGTTGTTTTTACTAAATCCCCAACCATATTAGCAGATGATAAAACAGTTAATATAACATTCAGCCAGCTCATATATTATTTACCTTTAGCCATTATATTGTACAGATATTCATCAGGTTTTACTATTTGACCTTTTTTATTTACAAAAGGGTGAAGTGTATAACCTGTAGAGTATAATATTTTTTCATCTTCTTTGCTTCTTATTTCATATTTTAGTTTTAATGATACATTTTTTAACTTTTCAACACTAGTATAAACTACTATAACATCATCATATCTTATAGAAATTTTATAATCTACGAAAGCTTCTTTTACAGGAAGCATTATATCATATTTTTCTTCCATATCTTTATAGGAAATGCCTAACTCTCTTAAAAGCTCTGTCCTTCCTATCTCAAAATATCTTAAATAGTTTGAATGATAAACAACTCCCATTTGATCAGTATCAGCATATATCACTCTTATTTCAGTTTTATTAACATGAGCCATAATTAACTCCTAATAAATATTTATTCTTTAAATTATAACATATAATAGAAAAAATATTTATTTTTTTTATATTTTTTGTAATAAAACATAAAAACACTGTATTTATGTATAAATTGTTGAAGTATTAAAATAAATGTTATTTTTTATATTGATATTATATCAATTTTGTATATACTTTATCATTATGAAAAATGGAAAAGTAATATTTCCGGGTACTTTTGACCCTTTTACATTAGGACATCTCGATGTTCTTTACAGACTTGCTGATATTTTCAATAAGGTTTATATATCTGTAGCTGTTAATTTGGATAAATCTCCTACTTTTAGTATAGAAGAAAGAAAGAATATGATTAAAAAAGTAATAGGGGATAATGATACTATAGAAATTGTAACTATATCCGGGCTTGTAACAGAGTATATGAAGCAGAATGATATAAAAGTATTGGCCAGAGGTATCAGAGACAGTGAAGATTTATACTATGAATTAAGAATGTCTAGAATGAATAAATTATTATATCCAGAGATGGATACTATATTTTTACATACATCAGAACATTATGCTTATGTAAGTTCTTCTTTAATAAAGGAAATACTTAAATTTAATGGACCTATAGACGGATTAGTGCCGGAAATAATAGTTGAAGACATAAAATCCAAATTCATAAAAAAATAATAATAAAGAATAGAACATGAAGAATTTTTACCTAGAAAATTACGGATGCCAAATGAATAAGGCGGATTCTAATAGTTTAATAAATTCGCTTATGCAGGAAGGTTTTATACAAACAGAAAATCATGAAAATGCTGATAATATTATAATAAATACATGCAGTGTAAGGGCTCATGCTGAGGAAAGAGTATTTTCAAGAGTTAAATTATTCAATGCAAATAGAAAAAAGAATAAAAAAGATACAAAAATAATAATTATGGGATGTATGGCTCAAACTTCCAAAGAACATCTTGAGAAACTTGGCGTTGATAAAATATTTGATGTATATAATGAAGTTAATATCATAGATTATTTGAAGGATGAGGAAGTTTTTGTAAGAAAATTTAATGATAATTACATATTTAATAAATCTTATGTAGATGAAGATAAGCCTCATAAAGCATTCATACCAATATCGCATGGATGTAATAATTGGTGCACTTACTGTATAGTGCCTCATACAAGAGGAAAAATGGTAAGTAGAAAATCAGGCGAAATAATAGAAGAACTTAAAAGATTAATAGATGACGGAGCTAAAGAGATAACTCTTTTAGGGCAGAATGTTAATTCTTATGGGCTTGATATTGATAATGAGATTAATTTTACAGAATTATTATACAAATTAGACAAAGTTATTGACGAAAAGGCTAAAGATAAGGTTTGGATAAGGTTTTTAACTTCTCACCCTAAAGATTTTGATAAAGATTTAGCTGATGCTATATGGAATTTGAATAGTTTATGCAAACATATACATTTACCTTTTCAAAGCGGTTCGGATAGAATATTAAATTTGATGAATAGAAAATACACAAAAGATGAATATGTAAAAAAAGTATCGTATTTGAGAGATTATGCTGATGATTTTCCTATTTCTACTGATATAATAGTGGGTTATGCTGATGAAACAGAAGATGAGTATCAAGAAACATTAAATTTGCTTGAAAGTATAGGTTTTGAAGAAGCTTACCTGTATAAATATTCAGAAAGAGAAGGCTCTATTGCTTATAAAAAAAATATACAGTATGATAAAGTGGCAGGAGCAAGAAGACTTACTAATCTTGTAAATTATCAAAGAGAATTGGCACAAAAATTATTATCAAAGCAGGTAGGCAAAAAAACTTCTGTAATGGTAGATGATATAGCTAAAGATAATATGCATTATTTATGCAGAAGCAAGGAAAACAGAATAATTCTAGTAAAAAAAGAAAAAGAACTTAATATGGGCGATATTTTCAATGCTGAAGTTACAGAGATAAAAAGCCATACCTTAATAGGGAAGTTTATTGACTAAAGTTGTTAAAAAGGTTTATTTATGACTTATTTAGAGTATAGTTTCAATGATAATGAGAATAGGGCAGAGGCAAGAAAAAATTTAGAGAATTTAATACTCTCTATGTCTGAAAATCATTATAATAAAAATAACTTAATTATAGAGAGAGAAGAAAATAAAAAGCCTTATTTCAAAAATGAAAATAGTTTATATTTTAATGGTACTCATACTTCAGAATTATTTGCTGCTACTATGAGCGATGAATATAATGTTGGAATAGATGCTGAAAAGATAAGGGAAAGAGATTATTTTTCTATTGCTGAAGAATATTTTTATAAAAGCGAGATTGAATACCTTAAAAATACTCATAAACTAGAAATAGATTTTTTTACTATATGGACTATTAAAGAAGCGTATATAAAAATGCTTGGCAAAACTATTTTTGATATAAAAAATTCTATAGAAGTTGATCTTATTGAGAGAGAAGTGAGAAATGCAGATGATATATTCTTTGCTTCTTTTATTCTTGATGATTCATATATAATAAGTGTGTGTTTTGATACAAAAAATGAAGTAGATTTAAATGTTCAAGATTTTAATTTAAATATGTTATTTGCTTATCCTACATTACCGAATATTAATATAAATATGTAAATTTGAATTTTATTGCTATTGACTTTTTTAATACTAAATTATACACTTATATTACTTAGTGGTTTTATGTATTAAAACTAAGGAGTATATTTATGCTTAATAGAATATTTTTATCAGCAATATTATTTGCTTTGTCTTTCAGCAATATTTTATTATCACAGGATATCTCTTTTAAAGTTACAGGAATATCTGGCGTAGCTTTCATAGAAAAGCCTGATATAAATAAATCACTTAGGGCTTTTAGAGGAAGTGAAGTACATAAAGAATATAGATTAAGAACATCAGTTGACAGTCAGGTTGACCTTACTTTAAGCAGAAGAGGTGATAAAATAGGTTCTATTGTAGTTCCTCAAAATACTATAATTCTTGTTAATGAGCCTATTTCAAAAGAAAGCGGTAAAGTTTCTCTATCATTATTAGAAGGTTACATTAAAGTTAATATAAATAAGAATGCCGGTGCTATGGTTGAAGTACATACATCAACTACTACTTCTGTGGTAAGGGGCACAAGTTTTGAAGTAGCTTTTGCAGAAGATGGTTCTACTATAGTTGTTCTTGATGATGGTGTTGTTGATGTAGTTACTGATAAGGATAAAGAAGTATTAAATCCAAAAAAGGCTTATATAAATACAATAAATGATCAATCAAAGATTATAAATCAAAGTTCTGATAGTGATCCTATAGTATTTTTAAATAAGGGAGAGGAAGCCTCAAGAGAAGATTATATAAGTACAATAGAAAACTTAATGACTGCTATGGAAGGTATATCAGATGTAAATAACAATAATGATAATTTTGTTTCATTAGTTAATGCGGAAGAAGGCGAGAGTAAAATCAATGATATGGAAATGAAGCATTATAGAATGATAGCGGCAAATGAGGGATATTATAATACTATAATAAAACTAATAAATTTATATCCTGATAAAAGAAATGAATTAATTCAATATGCCAGAAAATCATTAGCATTATATACAGCTAATCAAAAAGCTATAAGTAAAATGAATTCAGCGGTAACTAGAACAAGAGAAAAATTCGATAGAATAAAGAAGAAATTTGATGAAAGAATGATGACTACTTCAGCATCTCAATAATATATTTATAGATCAAATATGTTTTTTATATCTGAATTTTTTCTTAATTTAGATATATAGAAATCTCTTTCATATTCAGCAAGTAATATTTTTGCCCTTTTTATGAATTCATTTTCATCATAAACTATTAAATCTATATAAATATTATATACTCCCATAGCTCCACCAAGTACAATTCCTATATCAGCTTCTTTATCTTCGCTTGCAAGAACTTCTTTTTCCAATCTTTCCTGTATTTCATATCTTTCATTGAGTATTTCTTTTCTTGATTCATCATCATCATTTTTATAATCATAAGTATAATACAAAAATATTGCTCTTGCTCCGCATTTTGATATTTCTATTATATCATCTGTGTTTTCATTATAATAATCATTAATTGTTTCATAATATGATGTAGTTCCTGCTATTATGTCATATCTTAATGTATTGGATTGTTTAGGTTCAGAAGTGTAGGCAAGATATTGATTTATAGGATTAGTTATGATTTTTTTTCTATGGAATGTTAATGTCTTTTTTATATACTTTTCTAATTCTATAAGAGGTAGCATATTATTTAATTTTCTATTGCTTATATCAGCATATCTTATATATACTCTTGATAATCCTTCTCCTATAGAATTTTCCATAATTAAGAAGAATATATTATAAGCTTCTTCTTTATCTAAATCATTTAAATCTTTATTATAAAATACTAAATCAAATTTGTCATTTTCATCATCAAATTCTATTTTTACAAATACATCTTGAGCTTCTATTCTTTTATTATGTATTTCAATAGTAAAGTTTACACCATTAGAACTAGGAATATAAGGCATAAAAGTCCATTTTTCTTTTAATTTTTCAGGCATATCAGATATTATTCTTGGGGTAAGATAAAACAAATAATTTTTACCATCTATATTGAAAGTAAAATTATAATTCCTTCCTATATTAAAAGCTAAATTATCAGATATTATTTTAGCAGCACTAGATAGAAAATGAATTATATCTTTATTTTTATATTTGATTATATCATCAATTTCTTTTTCATTATCTTCAAACCATTTCCAGAATAATTTTACTCTTTGAACAAAACTAAGTTCTTTGTCTTCATTTTCAAAGCATAATGAATATAAATTTTTTATATTGTTTGATATTTCTTCAAAATTTTCTATATTTTTTTTATCATGATTTTCAAATAACTCTATAGCCTTACTGAAATATTGTTTAGCAGTATTTTTCTCATTTTTATGATAATAAGCATATCCTGTTCTGTAATACCATAAAGGATCAAATAATCCTTCTTCTCTTATATACATAAGATTATCTAATGCTTCATCATAATTCTGCACATTATTTAAAGCTCTAGCGAAGAATAAAATTATTTCATAATCCCTTTCTTCTTCATCTATAGAATATATAAGTTCTATTATTTTTTGATGTTTGTTTTGACTATGCAGTTCTTTAATCTTTTCTAAAATTTTTTTACTCATTAGGCTATATATTACAATATTTTTATAAAAAATCTATTTATTTAAAGCAGTAATTTATTTTTACTTAATGATAGTTTTTTATTTTTATGCTTGACAAAATTAATATAATGTAGTATTATAATGTACTCATAGTATTGTATAAAATAAAAATATATATAAATTGGAGATAAGCAATAATGTATGCAATCGTAGAAGTAAAAGGTAAGCAATACAAGGTGGAAAAAGGTCAGGATATTTTAGTAGAATATCTAGGCGATGATGCTAAAGAAGCACCTGAAATTAAAACTCTTCTTCTTAAAAAAGATGATGAAAGTGTTTTAGTAGGTACACCTTATGTTGATGGCGTTAAAGTAAGTTCTAAAATAGTAGAAATGATGAAAGGCGATAAAGTAGTTATCGGTAAACATAAAAGAAGAAAAGACTATAGAAGAAAAACAGGACATAGACATAAATACCATAAAATAACTATTGAAGATATAGCTGTTTAATGTCTTCATTTGTTAATGTAGTATACAATATAGAATCGATTATACAAAGCATAACAGTTGAAGGACATGCAGGAATTAAAAAATCCGGTGAAGGTTATGAAGTTTGTATAGCTTTGAGTGCATTGACACAGGCTATGTATAAGGCTTTGTTATCTATAGTAGGAAATAGATTTCTAAAGTATAAAATAAATGATGGATTTTTGAGTTTAGAGCTTGTTAATTGTGATAAACTTGAGAATTATAAAAAAGTAGAGTACAAAATAGTTAGTAATGGATATTTGATAGGTATAAAATCTTTAATTAAAGAGTATCCTGATTTTATAAAATATAAAGAGGAGTATAAAAATGGCACATAAGAAAGGTGGCGGAAGTTCTAAAAACGGACGCGATAGTCAATCTAAACGTTTAGGTGTTAAAGTTTACGGCGGTCAGAAAGTTATATCTGGCAATATTATAGTTAGACAACGCGGTACTCAATTCCATGCTGGAAGAAATGTTGATATAGGTCGCGATCATACTATATTTGCTACTGCTTCTGGTTATGTGAAGTTCCATACTAATAAATTCGGAAAGAAAACTATCTCTGTTGTAACTGAATAATAAATTGAACTTTTGAAAATATTATATCTCAGCTGATAATGAATAATTGGCTGAGATATTTTCGTTTTTTATTTTCTATTTAATAAATACTTCTGCGATATTCTAATTTATAAAAATAAAATCTATATAAAAATCTTAAATAAAAATTTATATAATAAACATTTTTTATAATATCACTTTTTTATATATTTTTTGGCATTCTCTAAAATTTCAGCTATATCATCATAACCTTTTGATTTTGCTATATCTAAAGCAGTTATATTTCTAGCATCTTTAAAGTTAATGTCAGCACCCTTAGAAATTAAAAGCTTTACAATTTCTGCATTATTTTTCTGTACTGCATACATTAAAGGCGTTTGATATTGATAATCCATTGAATTTACATCAGCACCATTTTTTAATAAGAATTCTACAGATTCCAAATTATTAAAAATTAAAGCATGCATTAAGGCATTAATCC encodes:
- a CDS encoding F0F1 ATP synthase subunit epsilon, encoding MATTTAVKKNKKALTCSVITRSGPILRSIRIDHVEIPSHDGYVSIHLDHCPYIVRIGYGELKIYNEDNKLINMYVEDGIAEVTNNVIGILVETALYPKDIDAAMLKDEINKLSTQMVINAEEARRNHEKIAKLNKQIEISSK
- a CDS encoding acyl-CoA thioesterase — translated: MAHVNKTEIRVIYADTDQMGVVYHSNYLRYFEIGRTELLRELGISYKDMEEKYDIMLPVKEAFVDYKISIRYDDVIVVYTSVEKLKNVSLKLKYEIRSKEDEKILYSTGYTLHPFVNKKGQIVKPDEYLYNIMAKGK
- the coaD gene encoding pantetheine-phosphate adenylyltransferase, whose product is MKNGKVIFPGTFDPFTLGHLDVLYRLADIFNKVYISVAVNLDKSPTFSIEERKNMIKKVIGDNDTIEIVTISGLVTEYMKQNDIKVLARGIRDSEDLYYELRMSRMNKLLYPEMDTIFLHTSEHYAYVSSSLIKEILKFNGPIDGLVPEIIVEDIKSKFIKK
- the miaB gene encoding tRNA (N6-isopentenyl adenosine(37)-C2)-methylthiotransferase MiaB, whose protein sequence is MKNFYLENYGCQMNKADSNSLINSLMQEGFIQTENHENADNIIINTCSVRAHAEERVFSRVKLFNANRKKNKKDTKIIIMGCMAQTSKEHLEKLGVDKIFDVYNEVNIIDYLKDEEVFVRKFNDNYIFNKSYVDEDKPHKAFIPISHGCNNWCTYCIVPHTRGKMVSRKSGEIIEELKRLIDDGAKEITLLGQNVNSYGLDIDNEINFTELLYKLDKVIDEKAKDKVWIRFLTSHPKDFDKDLADAIWNLNSLCKHIHLPFQSGSDRILNLMNRKYTKDEYVKKVSYLRDYADDFPISTDIIVGYADETEDEYQETLNLLESIGFEEAYLYKYSEREGSIAYKKNIQYDKVAGARRLTNLVNYQRELAQKLLSKQVGKKTSVMVDDIAKDNMHYLCRSKENRIILVKKEKELNMGDIFNAEVTEIKSHTLIGKFID
- a CDS encoding 4'-phosphopantetheinyl transferase family protein — its product is MTYLEYSFNDNENRAEARKNLENLILSMSENHYNKNNLIIEREENKKPYFKNENSLYFNGTHTSELFAATMSDEYNVGIDAEKIRERDYFSIAEEYFYKSEIEYLKNTHKLEIDFFTIWTIKEAYIKMLGKTIFDIKNSIEVDLIEREVRNADDIFFASFILDDSYIISVCFDTKNEVDLNVQDFNLNMLFAYPTLPNININM
- a CDS encoding FecR family protein; translation: MLNRIFLSAILFALSFSNILLSQDISFKVTGISGVAFIEKPDINKSLRAFRGSEVHKEYRLRTSVDSQVDLTLSRRGDKIGSIVVPQNTIILVNEPISKESGKVSLSLLEGYIKVNINKNAGAMVEVHTSTTTSVVRGTSFEVAFAEDGSTIVVLDDGVVDVVTDKDKEVLNPKKAYINTINDQSKIINQSSDSDPIVFLNKGEEASREDYISTIENLMTAMEGISDVNNNNDNFVSLVNAEEGESKINDMEMKHYRMIAANEGYYNTIIKLINLYPDKRNELIQYARKSLALYTANQKAISKMNSAVTRTREKFDRIKKKFDERMMTTSASQ
- the rplU gene encoding 50S ribosomal protein L21 is translated as MYAIVEVKGKQYKVEKGQDILVEYLGDDAKEAPEIKTLLLKKDDESVLVGTPYVDGVKVSSKIVEMMKGDKVVIGKHKRRKDYRRKTGHRHKYHKITIEDIAV
- a CDS encoding ribosomal-processing cysteine protease Prp, which encodes MSSFVNVVYNIESIIQSITVEGHAGIKKSGEGYEVCIALSALTQAMYKALLSIVGNRFLKYKINDGFLSLELVNCDKLENYKKVEYKIVSNGYLIGIKSLIKEYPDFIKYKEEYKNGT
- the rpmA gene encoding 50S ribosomal protein L27; amino-acid sequence: MAHKKGGGSSKNGRDSQSKRLGVKVYGGQKVISGNIIVRQRGTQFHAGRNVDIGRDHTIFATASGYVKFHTNKFGKKTISVVTE